From Alcaligenes faecalis, the proteins below share one genomic window:
- a CDS encoding glycerate kinase type-2 family protein — protein MKIEPQDLLSKMFQAAVNAAQPEHCIPPYLPEAPKGRTIVIGAGKASAAMAQALERHWDKGPISGVVVTRYGYSVPCDHIKILEASHPVPDQAGEDAAREILRTVSDLNEDDLVICLISGGGSSLLPLAAEGVTLADKQAINKALLKSGASIGEMNTVRRHLSAIKGGRLAAACAPARVLNLLISDVPGDKPMDIASGPTVADPTTCEQALEIITRYGIEIPAAARALLESGDGETIKPDDPRLAHVTTHLVATPQLALLAAARVAEARGVRPVLLGDSIEGEARDVGKVMAGIALSVAQHEQPTQAPCVLLSGGETTVTLRGQGRGGRNVEFLLSTAIALNGAPGIYGLAGDTDGVDGQEEIAGAFCGPDTLERAWQLGIRPRASLDNNDGHGFFEALDDALVTGPTLTNVNDFRAILVLTPSD, from the coding sequence ATGAAGATCGAGCCACAAGACTTACTCAGCAAAATGTTTCAAGCTGCCGTCAACGCGGCTCAGCCTGAACATTGCATTCCACCTTATTTGCCCGAGGCTCCCAAGGGCCGCACCATTGTGATCGGCGCAGGCAAGGCATCGGCAGCAATGGCCCAGGCACTGGAGCGTCACTGGGACAAAGGCCCCATCAGCGGTGTGGTGGTGACCCGCTATGGCTACAGCGTGCCTTGTGATCACATCAAGATTCTGGAAGCCTCTCACCCCGTGCCCGACCAGGCCGGCGAGGACGCGGCCCGCGAGATTTTGCGCACGGTCAGCGATCTGAACGAGGACGACCTGGTGATTTGCCTGATTTCCGGCGGCGGTTCGTCTCTGCTGCCCCTGGCCGCAGAAGGCGTCACCCTGGCTGACAAACAAGCCATCAATAAAGCGCTGCTGAAATCGGGCGCGTCAATTGGCGAGATGAACACCGTACGCCGCCACCTGTCTGCCATCAAAGGTGGCCGTCTGGCCGCGGCTTGTGCCCCTGCCCGTGTCCTGAATCTGCTGATTTCCGATGTTCCTGGCGACAAGCCCATGGACATCGCTTCTGGCCCCACGGTGGCGGATCCCACCACGTGCGAGCAAGCGCTGGAGATCATCACCCGCTACGGCATCGAGATTCCTGCCGCAGCCCGTGCCCTGCTGGAGAGCGGCGATGGCGAAACCATCAAGCCCGACGATCCACGCCTGGCTCATGTCACCACCCATCTGGTCGCTACACCGCAACTGGCCCTGCTGGCTGCAGCTCGTGTCGCTGAAGCCCGTGGCGTACGTCCCGTCCTGCTGGGCGACAGCATTGAAGGCGAAGCCCGCGATGTGGGCAAAGTCATGGCTGGCATCGCCTTGAGCGTGGCCCAGCATGAGCAGCCCACCCAGGCTCCCTGCGTGCTGCTGTCAGGCGGAGAAACCACCGTGACCTTGCGCGGCCAGGGCCGTGGCGGTCGCAATGTGGAATTTCTGCTGTCCACCGCCATTGCCTTGAACGGGGCACCCGGTATCTACGGTTTGGCAGGCGATACCGACGGTGTAGATGGCCAGGAAGAAATTGCTGGAGCCTTCTGCGGTCCGGACACTTTGGAACGTGCCTGGCAACTAGGTATACGCCCAAGGGCCAGTCTGGACAATAATGATGGTCATGGCTTCTTTGAAGCCTTGGATGACGCTTTGGTTACGGGCCCTACCCTGACCAACGTCAATGATTTCCGTGCAATTCTGGTTTTAACCCCTAGCGATTAA
- the pyk gene encoding pyruvate kinase produces MKRQRHSRILATLGPASSTPERIRELFEAGADVFRLNFSHGTHEDHAARYHTIRQIEKETGRSIGILMDLQGPKLRVGKMKDGRVTLETGQKFRLDLDPAEGTSQHAYLPHPEIFAALEDGTDLLLDDGKLRLRVDSFGPDFAETTVMVGGPLSDRKGVNVPGVVLPISPLTEKDLIDLKFGLELGVDWVALSFVQRPGDIREARELIGDKAWIMAKLEKPQALEHLEEIVQLCDGVMVARGDLGVEVPPQRVPVLQRQIVRTARAAGRPVVVATQMLESMITSPVPTRAEASDVATAIYSGADAVMLSAESASGQFPLEAVSIMDSIIKEIENDPSWRTILEANHSTAEASTADAICCALRRVASILEPATNVAYTTTGFSALRASRERPIAPILALTPRVETARRLALAWGVHAVPCEDVSDLGEMIDHATDMAAQHEFAQAGDTIVMIAGVPFGTSGRTNLLHVATVPQK; encoded by the coding sequence ATGAAACGTCAACGTCATTCCCGCATTCTGGCTACCCTGGGTCCTGCCAGTTCTACGCCAGAACGCATTCGTGAACTGTTCGAGGCCGGCGCTGATGTGTTCCGCCTGAACTTCAGCCACGGCACACATGAAGACCACGCCGCGCGCTATCACACCATTCGTCAGATTGAAAAGGAAACCGGACGCAGTATCGGTATCCTGATGGACCTGCAAGGCCCCAAGCTGCGCGTTGGCAAAATGAAAGATGGCCGTGTGACATTGGAAACCGGTCAGAAATTCCGTCTGGATCTGGACCCCGCCGAGGGGACCAGCCAGCACGCCTACCTGCCCCACCCCGAAATCTTCGCTGCTCTGGAAGACGGGACAGACCTGCTGCTGGATGACGGCAAGCTGCGTCTGCGTGTGGACAGCTTTGGTCCGGACTTTGCAGAAACTACGGTCATGGTCGGCGGCCCGCTGTCCGACCGCAAGGGCGTGAACGTACCCGGCGTGGTACTGCCTATCTCGCCCTTGACCGAGAAAGACCTGATCGATCTGAAGTTTGGGCTGGAATTGGGCGTGGATTGGGTTGCGCTGTCCTTTGTGCAGCGTCCTGGCGACATCCGTGAGGCCCGCGAGCTGATCGGGGACAAGGCCTGGATCATGGCCAAGCTGGAAAAACCGCAAGCGCTGGAGCACCTGGAAGAAATCGTCCAGCTGTGTGATGGCGTGATGGTGGCACGTGGCGACCTGGGCGTGGAAGTTCCACCCCAGCGCGTGCCTGTGTTGCAGCGTCAGATCGTGCGTACTGCCCGTGCGGCAGGCCGTCCGGTGGTCGTCGCCACACAAATGCTGGAATCCATGATCACCTCGCCTGTGCCCACACGTGCTGAAGCCTCCGACGTGGCTACCGCCATCTACTCGGGTGCTGACGCTGTCATGCTGTCTGCCGAATCGGCTTCGGGCCAGTTTCCGCTGGAAGCGGTGTCCATCATGGACAGCATCATCAAGGAGATCGAAAACGATCCTAGCTGGCGCACCATTCTGGAAGCCAACCACAGCACCGCCGAGGCCAGCACCGCAGACGCGATCTGCTGCGCCCTGCGTCGCGTGGCCAGCATTCTGGAACCGGCAACGAACGTGGCCTACACCACAACCGGCTTTAGCGCCTTGCGCGCCAGCCGCGAACGGCCCATCGCCCCTATCCTGGCACTGACACCCCGTGTGGAAACCGCACGCCGTCTGGCCTTGGCCTGGGGTGTCCATGCCGTACCCTGCGAGGACGTCAGCGATCTGGGCGAGATGATCGACCACGCTACCGATATGGCAGCGCAGCATGAGTTTGCTCAGGCTGGCGACACCATCGTGATGATTGCCGGTGTTCCTTTTGGCACCAGCGGTCGT
- a CDS encoding 2-hydroxy-3-oxopropionate reductase yields the protein MAKIGFIGLGIMGAPMAVNLIKGGHELFAFTHGDFPKSVKEAGATICENGAAVARQADIIITMVPDTPHVEDALFSENGVAAGLSAGKIVVDMSSISPVATKGFAERIVKLGCEYLDAPVSGGEVGAKAGSLTIMVGGKQEAFDKVKPLFELMGKNITLVGGYGDGQITKVANQIIVALTIEAVGEALLLASKAGADAGKVREALMGGFANSRILEVHGERMVKRTFDPGFRIELHQKDLNLALTTARQLGVALPNTATAQELFNTCAAHGGAAQDHSAMVRALEIMANYEIGQ from the coding sequence ATGGCTAAAATCGGTTTTATTGGTTTGGGCATCATGGGCGCACCCATGGCCGTCAACCTGATCAAGGGTGGTCATGAACTGTTCGCCTTCACTCACGGCGATTTTCCCAAAAGCGTAAAAGAAGCGGGTGCCACCATTTGCGAAAATGGTGCAGCAGTAGCCCGTCAAGCCGACATCATCATCACGATGGTGCCTGACACCCCACACGTGGAAGACGCCCTGTTCAGTGAAAACGGCGTGGCTGCAGGTCTGAGCGCCGGCAAGATCGTGGTGGACATGAGCTCTATCTCCCCCGTGGCCACCAAAGGCTTTGCCGAGCGCATCGTCAAGCTGGGTTGCGAATACCTGGACGCGCCTGTGTCCGGTGGCGAAGTCGGTGCCAAGGCTGGCTCGCTGACCATCATGGTCGGCGGCAAGCAAGAAGCCTTCGACAAGGTCAAGCCCCTGTTTGAACTGATGGGCAAGAACATCACCCTGGTCGGCGGCTACGGCGACGGTCAAATCACCAAAGTGGCCAACCAGATCATCGTGGCTCTGACCATTGAAGCCGTGGGCGAAGCCCTGTTGCTGGCCTCCAAGGCCGGTGCTGATGCAGGCAAGGTTCGTGAAGCGCTGATGGGCGGTTTTGCCAACTCGCGCATTCTGGAAGTCCACGGTGAGCGCATGGTCAAGCGCACGTTTGATCCAGGCTTTCGCATCGAACTGCACCAGAAGGACTTGAACCTGGCCCTGACTACCGCACGTCAGCTGGGTGTGGCTCTGCCCAACACCGCCACGGCCCAGGAACTGTTCAACACCTGCGCCGCTCACGGTGGCGCTGCACAAGACCACTCCGCCATGGTCCGTGCCCTGGAAATCATGGCCAATTACGAGATTGGTCAATAA
- a CDS encoding GlcG/HbpS family heme-binding protein, translated as MRDTKVLTLADVKKIAAAAEQEALKNNWAVSIAICDAGGHALWMQRMDGAPLMSAQVAPAKAHTCVLGGGKPSKVFEDMVNNGRFAALSMPITPLEGGEPIVVDGQVIGAVGVSGVKAPEDAQIARAGIAAL; from the coding sequence ATGAGAGACACGAAAGTACTGACCCTGGCCGATGTTAAAAAAATTGCTGCCGCTGCCGAGCAAGAAGCGCTCAAGAACAACTGGGCTGTCAGCATCGCCATTTGCGATGCAGGCGGCCACGCGCTCTGGATGCAGCGTATGGACGGCGCTCCCTTGATGAGCGCCCAGGTTGCTCCCGCAAAAGCACACACATGCGTGCTTGGTGGTGGCAAGCCCAGCAAGGTATTTGAAGACATGGTCAACAATGGTCGCTTTGCCGCTCTGTCCATGCCCATCACGCCTCTGGAAGGCGGCGAACCGATTGTGGTGGACGGTCAAGTCATTGGTGCAGTCGGCGTGTCCGGCGTGAAAGCACCTGAAGACGCTCAGATCGCCCGCGCCGGTATCGCTGCTCTTTGA
- the hyi gene encoding hydroxypyruvate isomerase: MPKFSANLTMLFNEHDFLDRFQAAAEAGFKGVEYLFPYAYDKQQLADKLQQHGLTQVLHNLPAGDWDGGERGIAILPERVGEFQDGVGRAIEYATALGCKQVNCLAGKLAEGADRELAHKTLVSNLQFAAAKLKDAGLRLLVEPINTFDIPGFYLNRTEQAAALLQDVGSDNLFIQYDVYHAQRMEGELAATMKKHLDKIAHIQIADNPGRNEPGTGEINYAWLFKYIDSIGYQGWIGGEYKPAGVTKDGLGWMTELTEVTA, encoded by the coding sequence ATGCCAAAATTTTCCGCCAACCTGACCATGCTGTTTAACGAGCACGACTTCCTGGATCGCTTCCAGGCAGCGGCCGAAGCCGGTTTCAAGGGAGTGGAGTACCTGTTCCCCTACGCCTACGACAAACAGCAACTGGCTGACAAACTGCAACAACACGGTCTGACCCAAGTGTTGCACAACCTGCCTGCGGGCGACTGGGACGGCGGCGAGCGCGGCATTGCAATCCTGCCCGAGCGCGTGGGTGAATTTCAGGACGGCGTAGGCCGTGCCATTGAATACGCCACCGCGCTGGGCTGCAAGCAAGTCAACTGCCTGGCGGGCAAGCTGGCCGAGGGCGCAGACCGTGAACTGGCTCACAAGACCTTGGTCAGCAATCTGCAGTTTGCTGCCGCCAAGCTGAAAGACGCCGGCCTGCGCCTGCTGGTTGAACCCATCAACACCTTCGACATTCCAGGTTTCTACCTGAACCGCACCGAACAGGCCGCGGCTCTGTTGCAGGACGTGGGCTCGGACAATCTGTTCATCCAGTACGACGTCTACCACGCCCAGCGCATGGAAGGCGAGCTGGCCGCCACCATGAAAAAGCACCTGGACAAGATTGCACACATCCAGATCGCGGATAACCCAGGTCGCAACGAACCGGGCACAGGCGAGATCAACTACGCCTGGTTGTTCAAGTACATCGACAGCATTGGCTACCAGGGCTGGATCGGCGGCGAGTACAAGCCCGCTGGCGTGACCAAGGATGGCCTGGGCTGGATGACTGAACTGACTGAAGTCACCGCCTGA